A single Actinomadura algeriensis DNA region contains:
- a CDS encoding amidohydrolase family protein, with amino-acid sequence MTVIDVHAHVFPRLGRADGRVLADEDEPWLRVHGDGTGMMMSGDGEYRPVEEGLWDPARRLADMDAVGVDVQAVSSTPLMFGYAADPSRAADWCDLVNERILEYCAADPARLLPLCQVPLQDAELACKAATRAAAAGHRGVHIGNHVGDRNMDDPGIVEFLAHCADLGLPVLAHPWDMLGADRMRGHMLPWLSGMPAETQLSILGLMLSGAFERIPESLRLCFCHGGGSFAFLLGRADNAWRRRDIVRADSPRPPSEYTDRFHVDSAVFDPRALRLLVDVMGVDRVMLGTDYPFPLGEQDPGATIRACPGLDDAGRARLLGGNAEQFFASAGTPAGEEVA; translated from the coding sequence GTGACAGTCATAGACGTCCACGCGCACGTCTTCCCCCGCCTCGGCCGCGCGGACGGCCGCGTCCTCGCCGACGAGGACGAACCGTGGCTGCGCGTCCACGGCGACGGCACCGGCATGATGATGAGCGGCGACGGCGAGTACCGGCCCGTCGAAGAGGGACTGTGGGACCCGGCGCGCCGGCTCGCCGACATGGACGCCGTCGGCGTCGACGTGCAGGCCGTGTCGTCCACCCCGCTGATGTTCGGGTACGCGGCCGACCCGTCCCGCGCCGCCGACTGGTGCGACCTCGTCAACGAGCGCATCCTCGAGTACTGCGCCGCGGACCCCGCACGGCTGCTGCCGCTGTGCCAGGTCCCGCTGCAGGACGCCGAACTGGCCTGCAAGGCGGCGACGCGCGCGGCCGCCGCCGGGCACCGCGGCGTCCACATCGGCAACCACGTCGGCGACCGCAACATGGACGACCCCGGCATCGTCGAGTTCCTCGCGCACTGCGCGGACCTCGGCCTGCCGGTCCTCGCCCACCCCTGGGACATGCTGGGCGCGGACCGGATGCGCGGCCACATGCTGCCGTGGCTGTCCGGCATGCCCGCCGAGACGCAGCTCAGCATCCTCGGGCTGATGTTGTCGGGCGCGTTCGAGCGGATCCCCGAGTCGCTGCGGCTGTGCTTCTGCCACGGCGGCGGCAGCTTCGCGTTCCTGCTGGGCCGCGCCGACAACGCGTGGCGGCGCCGCGACATCGTCCGCGCCGACTCGCCGCGTCCGCCGTCGGAGTACACCGACCGGTTCCACGTCGACTCCGCCGTGTTCGACCCGCGCGCGCTCCGGCTCCTCGTCGACGTGATGGGCGTCGACCGGGTCATGCTGGGCACCGACTACCCGTTCCCGCTCGGCGAGCAGGACCCCGGCGCGACGATCCGGGCCTGCCCCGGTTTGGACGACGCCGGCCGCGCGCGGCTGCTCGGCGGCAACGCGGAGCAGTTCTTCGCATCCGCCGGAACGCCCGCCGGGGAGGAGGTGGCGTGA
- the kynU gene encoding kynureninase encodes MSAETEALRLDDADPLPTSRGEFLVPPAPGGRYAEAAYFAGNSLGLQPAAVAGLLREELDDWARLAVEGHTRARRPWVDYHELLREPAARLVGARPHEVVAMNSLTVNLHLMMASFYRPSGRRTRIVIEDAAFPSDSYAVASQAVHHGLDPARTVVRLKPRDGEEHLRTEDVLAFLEREGDTVALVMLGGVNYLTGQLMDMPAITAAGRAAGAVVGWDLAHAAGNVPLRLHDWDVDFAAWCTYKYLNAGPGAVAGCFVHERHVRDASVPKLSGWWGTEPSVRFRMDPGIAPPASADAWQLSNPPILALAPVLASLEIFDRVGMDALRAKSERLTGYLAARLASAGGVRVITPADPAARGAQLSLRVADAGGLVRRLAEAHGVVADAREPDVVRLAPVPLYCTFHDCHRAAEALAALA; translated from the coding sequence GTGAGCGCCGAGACCGAGGCGCTGCGCCTGGACGACGCCGACCCGCTGCCCACGTCGCGCGGCGAGTTCCTCGTCCCGCCCGCCCCCGGCGGCCGGTACGCGGAGGCCGCGTACTTCGCGGGCAACTCCCTCGGCCTGCAGCCGGCGGCGGTCGCCGGGCTGCTCCGCGAGGAACTGGACGACTGGGCGCGGCTCGCCGTCGAGGGGCACACGCGGGCGCGCCGCCCGTGGGTCGACTATCACGAACTGCTCCGCGAGCCCGCGGCCCGGCTCGTCGGCGCCCGCCCGCACGAGGTCGTGGCGATGAACTCGCTGACGGTCAACCTGCACCTGATGATGGCGAGCTTCTACCGGCCGTCCGGGCGCCGCACCCGCATCGTCATCGAGGACGCCGCGTTCCCGTCCGACTCGTACGCCGTCGCCAGCCAGGCCGTCCACCACGGGCTCGACCCCGCCCGGACGGTCGTGCGGCTCAAGCCGCGCGACGGCGAGGAGCACCTGCGCACCGAGGACGTCCTGGCGTTCCTCGAACGCGAGGGCGACACCGTCGCGCTCGTCATGCTCGGCGGCGTCAACTACCTGACCGGGCAGCTCATGGACATGCCCGCGATCACCGCGGCGGGACGGGCGGCGGGCGCGGTCGTCGGCTGGGACCTCGCGCACGCCGCCGGGAACGTTCCGCTGCGGCTGCACGACTGGGACGTCGACTTCGCCGCCTGGTGCACCTACAAGTACCTGAACGCGGGGCCGGGCGCGGTCGCGGGATGTTTCGTCCACGAGCGGCACGTGCGGGACGCGTCGGTGCCGAAGCTGTCCGGATGGTGGGGCACCGAACCGTCCGTCCGGTTCCGGATGGACCCCGGCATCGCGCCGCCCGCGTCCGCCGACGCGTGGCAGCTGTCGAACCCGCCGATCCTCGCGCTCGCGCCCGTCCTGGCGTCCCTGGAGATCTTCGACCGGGTCGGGATGGACGCGCTGCGCGCCAAGAGCGAGCGCCTCACCGGCTACCTCGCGGCGCGGCTCGCGTCCGCCGGGGGAGTGCGGGTGATCACGCCGGCCGATCCGGCGGCGCGCGGCGCCCAGCTGTCGCTGCGGGTCGCGGACGCGGGCGGGCTCGTGCGGCGGCTCGCCGAGGCGCACGGCGTCGTGGCGGACGCGCGTGAACCGGACGTCGTCCGGCTCGCGCCCGTCCCGCTGTACTGCACGTTCCACGACTGCCACCGCGCCGCCGAGGCCCTCGCCGCCCTCGCCTAG
- a CDS encoding MFS transporter, whose amino-acid sequence MNHHRAIAAVFAVHGAVAGTLATRIPWIEHRLDLGPGVLGLALLCPSIGAFLAMPTASRLAHRLGERPAVRLLIALWCGVLLLPALAPAPGWLFAAMLLYGAAAGTSDVVMNGHAVNVERHIGRSIMSGLHGLWCVGSMLAGGIGVLAAHTRVDARIHFGLVAAVLLGAGLLAGRGLLAHRAAADAPAPRRYTLPNRAVLGIGLVGFCATFAEGASADWSAVYLTEVAGAGPGVAAASFTGFMAFMAATRLVGDRLVRAFGPVRVVRYGGATAVLGGVLVVTARTPVPGIAGFALIGVGVATVLPLVFAAAGDRGRTPGEGVAGVATITYLSVLTAPAITGWIAEGLSYPAAFGVITCVVAVMVLSAGRLATGGRDGHGGSGPGAVAAPGPAATGEPASR is encoded by the coding sequence ATGAACCACCATCGCGCGATCGCCGCCGTGTTCGCCGTCCACGGGGCGGTGGCGGGGACCCTGGCCACCCGCATCCCCTGGATCGAGCACCGCCTCGATCTCGGTCCGGGCGTCCTCGGCCTCGCCCTCCTGTGCCCGTCCATCGGCGCGTTCCTCGCCATGCCGACCGCGAGCCGCCTCGCGCACCGCCTCGGCGAGCGTCCCGCCGTCCGCCTCCTGATCGCGCTGTGGTGCGGGGTCCTGCTCCTGCCCGCGCTGGCGCCCGCGCCCGGCTGGCTGTTCGCGGCGATGCTGCTGTACGGGGCGGCCGCCGGGACGTCGGACGTCGTCATGAACGGCCACGCCGTGAACGTGGAGCGCCATATCGGGCGCTCGATCATGTCGGGCCTGCACGGACTGTGGTGCGTCGGCAGCATGCTCGCGGGCGGCATCGGTGTGCTGGCCGCGCACACGCGGGTCGACGCCCGGATCCACTTCGGCCTGGTGGCGGCCGTCCTGCTGGGCGCGGGCCTGCTCGCGGGCCGCGGCCTGCTCGCGCACCGCGCCGCGGCGGACGCCCCGGCGCCGCGCCGGTACACGCTGCCGAACCGCGCCGTCCTCGGCATCGGGCTCGTGGGCTTCTGCGCGACGTTCGCCGAAGGCGCGAGCGCCGACTGGTCCGCGGTGTACCTCACCGAGGTGGCCGGTGCCGGGCCAGGGGTGGCGGCGGCGAGCTTCACCGGGTTCATGGCGTTCATGGCCGCGACGCGCCTGGTCGGCGACCGGCTCGTCCGCGCGTTCGGGCCGGTCCGGGTCGTGCGCTACGGGGGCGCGACCGCGGTGCTGGGCGGCGTCCTGGTGGTGACGGCCCGCACCCCGGTGCCGGGCATCGCGGGCTTCGCGCTGATCGGCGTCGGGGTCGCGACCGTCCTGCCGCTGGTGTTCGCGGCGGCGGGCGACCGGGGCCGCACGCCCGGGGAGGGCGTCGCGGGCGTCGCCACGATCACCTACCTGTCGGTGCTGACCGCCCCGGCGATCACGGGCTGGATCGCCGAGGGCCTGTCGTACCCGGCCGCCTTCGGCGTGATCACGTGCGTGGTCGCGGTGATGGTCCTGTCCGCGGGACGGCTGGCGACCGGCGGCCGGGACGGGCACGGCGGGTCCGGGCCCGGGGCGGTGGCCGCGCCCGGACCCGCCGCGACCGGCGAGCCCGCGTCCCGCTAG
- a CDS encoding ROK family transcriptional regulator, giving the protein MKTADPTMARAINDRLALDLLLEHGPLTATQLRTLTGLSRPTVADLIERLRVSGLIEQAGETGADRRGPNARLYGLVSGRAHVAGVDLRRDAVHVIAADIAGTETGTVTRPLPPAPDLPAFIAGAIGDALGGAGEERTAHTVVLGTPGLIHPRTGLASDSGVPGGRPDLGAALAERLGSHVIVENEVNLATIAEHRTGAATGRDDFALLWLDDGIGAGVVLDGRLRRGASGGAGEVGLLKFGDADFCALMEPPAVRGLAPDALADRIVRGVFALVAVLDPGLVVLGGALGRAGGAELAALVSARLDELSPASTEVRPAVVQGDPILRGAVLTALDTARDAVFG; this is encoded by the coding sequence GTGAAGACCGCCGACCCGACGATGGCCCGGGCGATCAACGACCGGCTCGCCCTCGACCTGCTGCTCGAGCACGGCCCGCTGACCGCGACGCAGCTGCGCACGCTGACCGGGCTGTCCCGGCCGACCGTCGCCGACCTGATCGAACGGCTCCGGGTGAGCGGGCTGATCGAGCAGGCGGGGGAGACGGGCGCCGACCGGCGCGGCCCGAACGCCCGCCTCTACGGCCTCGTCTCCGGACGTGCGCACGTCGCGGGCGTCGACCTGCGCCGCGACGCCGTGCACGTCATCGCCGCCGACATCGCCGGGACCGAGACCGGCACCGTCACGCGGCCGCTGCCGCCCGCCCCCGACCTGCCCGCGTTCATCGCCGGCGCGATCGGCGACGCCCTCGGCGGAGCCGGGGAGGAACGCACCGCCCACACCGTCGTGCTCGGCACCCCCGGCCTCATCCACCCCCGCACCGGCCTCGCCTCCGACAGCGGGGTCCCCGGCGGGCGGCCCGACCTCGGCGCGGCCCTGGCCGAACGGCTCGGCTCACACGTGATCGTCGAGAACGAGGTCAACCTCGCCACCATCGCCGAGCACCGGACCGGCGCGGCGACGGGCCGCGACGACTTCGCGCTGCTCTGGCTGGACGACGGGATCGGCGCGGGGGTCGTCCTCGACGGGCGGCTGCGGCGCGGCGCGTCCGGCGGCGCGGGCGAGGTCGGGCTCCTCAAGTTCGGCGACGCCGACTTCTGCGCCCTCATGGAGCCCCCGGCCGTCCGCGGCCTCGCCCCGGACGCCCTCGCCGACCGGATCGTCCGCGGCGTGTTCGCGCTCGTCGCCGTCCTGGACCCCGGCCTCGTCGTGCTCGGCGGCGCGCTCGGCCGCGCGGGCGGCGCCGAGCTGGCCGCGCTGGTCTCCGCCCGCCTGGACGAACTGTCCCCGGCGTCGACCGAGGTGCGTCCGGCGGTCGTCCAGGGCGACCCGATCCTGCGCGGCGCGGTGCTGACCGCCCTGGACACCGCCCGCGACGCCGTCTTCGGCTGA
- a CDS encoding TetR/AcrR family transcriptional regulator produces MSESTGDASPGVRRRMPYARRREQLLQVALAEFGRRGYHLTQMEHVAGAAQVSKALLYQHFASKEELFVEVTEAIVAELTGRLNAAVLAEHDSREGIRAMIRVLFDYATAEPDAWALVIRHLDKPEVGPELRELRDRLGTAFADLLLRRRRADPKLSPAALAVNEHRARLLVPLMYGSMLSMVSWWLEHPDTPRERAEQMAVEFIWLGLDRLRTGERLPKA; encoded by the coding sequence ATGAGCGAATCGACGGGGGACGCGTCCCCGGGCGTGCGGCGGCGGATGCCGTACGCCCGGCGGCGCGAGCAGTTGCTGCAGGTGGCGCTGGCCGAGTTCGGCCGCCGCGGCTACCACCTGACGCAGATGGAGCACGTCGCGGGGGCGGCGCAGGTGTCCAAGGCGCTGCTGTACCAGCACTTCGCGTCCAAGGAGGAGCTGTTCGTCGAGGTGACCGAGGCGATCGTCGCCGAGCTCACCGGACGGCTGAACGCGGCGGTGCTCGCCGAGCACGACTCGCGGGAGGGCATCCGGGCGATGATCCGGGTGCTGTTCGACTACGCCACCGCGGAACCGGACGCGTGGGCGCTGGTCATACGGCACCTCGACAAGCCCGAGGTCGGGCCCGAGCTGCGGGAGCTGCGCGACCGGCTCGGCACCGCGTTCGCCGACCTGCTGCTGCGGCGCCGCCGCGCCGACCCCAAGCTGTCGCCCGCCGCGCTCGCGGTGAACGAGCACCGCGCGCGGCTGCTCGTCCCGCTGATGTACGGCTCGATGCTGTCGATGGTGTCGTGGTGGCTGGAGCATCCGGACACGCCCCGGGAGCGGGCCGAGCAGATGGCGGTGGAGTTCATCTGGCTGGGCCTGGACCGGCTGCGGACGGGCGAGCGGCTGCCCAAGGCCTGA
- a CDS encoding acyl-CoA dehydrogenase family protein, producing the protein MDFGLSERARDYHGRLQDFMDSHVYPAEAVYAAQRRELREAGREHHVPQVVEDLKVEARGRGLWNLFLPDSDDPAHGLSVTDYASLAEVTGRSPNLAPEATNCAAPDTGNMEVLHLFGTPEQKEKWLRPLLAGEIRSAFAMTEPDVASSDARNISTRIERDGDHYVINGRKWWISGSADPRCKIMIVMGKTDPDGHPYRQQSMVLVPVDAPGVEIVRPLPVFGYQDQHGHCEIRLTDVRVPVENLVGEEGGGFAIAQARLGPGRIHHCMRAIGMAERALELMCERAVSREAFGGPLAKQGVVREQIAESRMAIEQARLLTLKTAWLIDEQGVQAARSEVAAIKVIAPRVALEVVDRAIQVHGGAGVSDDTPLAGMWAGLRTLRLADGPDEVHVRSVARAELGKYLDK; encoded by the coding sequence ATGGACTTCGGTTTGAGCGAGCGGGCGCGGGACTACCACGGCCGCCTCCAGGACTTCATGGACTCCCACGTCTACCCGGCCGAGGCGGTGTACGCCGCCCAGCGGCGGGAGCTGCGCGAGGCGGGCCGCGAGCACCACGTGCCGCAGGTCGTCGAGGACCTCAAGGTCGAAGCGCGCGGGCGCGGCCTGTGGAACCTGTTCCTGCCCGACAGCGACGACCCGGCGCACGGCCTGTCCGTCACCGACTACGCGTCGCTGGCCGAGGTGACGGGCCGCTCCCCCAACCTCGCCCCGGAGGCCACCAACTGCGCGGCGCCCGACACCGGCAACATGGAGGTGCTGCACCTGTTCGGCACGCCCGAGCAGAAGGAGAAGTGGCTGCGGCCGCTGCTGGCCGGCGAGATCCGCAGCGCGTTCGCGATGACCGAGCCGGACGTCGCCAGCTCCGACGCCCGCAACATCTCGACCCGGATCGAGCGCGACGGCGACCACTACGTGATCAACGGGCGCAAGTGGTGGATCAGCGGCTCCGCCGACCCGCGCTGCAAGATCATGATCGTGATGGGCAAGACCGACCCGGACGGTCACCCGTACCGGCAGCAGTCGATGGTGCTGGTGCCGGTCGACGCGCCGGGCGTGGAGATCGTCCGTCCGCTGCCCGTGTTCGGCTACCAGGACCAGCACGGCCACTGCGAGATCCGGCTGACCGACGTGCGGGTGCCGGTGGAGAACCTGGTCGGCGAGGAGGGCGGCGGCTTCGCCATCGCGCAGGCCCGTCTCGGCCCCGGCCGCATCCACCACTGCATGCGCGCGATCGGGATGGCCGAGCGGGCGCTGGAGCTGATGTGCGAGCGCGCGGTGTCGCGGGAGGCGTTCGGCGGGCCGCTGGCCAAGCAGGGCGTGGTCCGCGAGCAGATCGCCGAGTCGCGGATGGCGATCGAGCAGGCCCGCCTGCTCACCCTCAAGACGGCCTGGCTGATCGACGAGCAGGGCGTGCAGGCGGCGCGCTCGGAGGTCGCGGCGATCAAGGTGATCGCGCCGCGCGTCGCGCTCGAGGTCGTGGACCGCGCCATCCAGGTGCACGGCGGCGCGGGCGTCAGCGACGACACGCCGCTCGCCGGCATGTGGGCGGGCCTGCGGACGCTCCGCCTCGCCGACGGGCCCGACGAGGTGCACGTCCGGTCGGTGGCGCGGGCCGAGCTGGGCAAGTACCTCGACAAGTGA
- a CDS encoding SDR family oxidoreductase translates to MGVDGTGFDGTGKVALITGGANGIGAAVARRLAAGGVRLVLADVDERGGAALAAELDGTFVRCDVREPADSEAAVAAAVDRFGGLDLAFLNAGVAGGGGVGDDFDPVAYRRAMSINLDGVVYGAHAALPALRARGGGDIIATASMAGLTATPFDPVYGANKAAVVGLVRALGPTYAPEGIRVNALCPSFADTDILEGIRGHLNETGFPILEVADVVEAFMSILDGDAAGEAWYVVPGRTSEPFRFRGVPGPR, encoded by the coding sequence ATGGGAGTCGACGGCACCGGCTTCGACGGCACGGGCAAGGTCGCGCTGATCACCGGCGGCGCCAACGGCATCGGCGCCGCGGTCGCGCGCCGGCTCGCCGCCGGGGGCGTCCGGCTCGTCCTCGCCGACGTGGACGAGCGGGGCGGCGCCGCCCTCGCCGCCGAGCTGGACGGGACGTTCGTGCGCTGCGACGTGCGCGAGCCCGCCGACAGCGAGGCCGCCGTCGCCGCCGCCGTCGACCGCTTCGGCGGCCTCGACCTCGCGTTCCTCAACGCGGGAGTCGCCGGGGGCGGCGGCGTCGGCGACGACTTCGACCCGGTCGCCTACCGCCGCGCCATGAGCATCAACCTCGACGGCGTCGTGTACGGCGCGCACGCCGCCCTCCCCGCGCTGCGCGCCCGCGGCGGCGGCGACATCATCGCCACCGCCAGCATGGCCGGGCTCACCGCCACCCCCTTCGACCCCGTCTACGGCGCCAACAAGGCCGCCGTCGTCGGCCTCGTCCGCGCCCTCGGCCCCACCTACGCGCCCGAAGGGATCCGGGTGAACGCGCTGTGCCCCTCCTTCGCCGACACCGACATCCTCGAGGGCATCCGCGGGCACCTGAACGAGACCGGCTTCCCGATCCTGGAGGTCGCCGACGTCGTCGAGGCGTTCATGTCGATCCTGGACGGCGACGCCGCGGGCGAGGCCTGGTACGTCGTCCCCGGCCGCACGTCCGAGCCCTTCCGCTTCCGGGGCGTCCCGGGACCGCGCTGA
- a CDS encoding quinone oxidoreductase family protein: MRAVQITEFGGPEVLHVTELPDPVAGPGHLLVDVARAGINYADTHQAENSYLSESTLPMVPGGEVVGATRDGRRVVALVGTGGYAERAVAPETLAWDVPDAVDDVTALGMIVQGASAWVLLRRNVHLAPGESVVVHAAAGGVGTLAVQLAKAWGAGRVIATASSEEKRALALELGADVAVDANEPNMKDALIEANGGRRVDTVLEMTGGTVTDESMKALAPFGRLAFYGMASRKEPSPVRPAALMSHSTTISGMWLAHVFQLPGDVMRTALTELFDLAAGGRLRVVGGGEYGLGEVRRAHEDLRARRTSGKLVLDPSR; this comes from the coding sequence ATGCGCGCTGTACAGATCACCGAGTTCGGCGGCCCCGAGGTGCTGCACGTCACCGAGCTGCCCGACCCCGTCGCCGGGCCCGGGCACCTGCTCGTCGACGTCGCCCGCGCCGGGATCAACTATGCCGACACCCACCAGGCCGAGAACAGCTACCTCTCCGAGTCGACGCTGCCGATGGTGCCCGGCGGCGAGGTCGTCGGCGCCACCCGGGACGGGCGCCGCGTCGTCGCGCTCGTCGGCACCGGCGGGTACGCCGAGCGGGCCGTCGCGCCCGAGACCCTCGCGTGGGACGTCCCCGACGCCGTCGACGACGTCACCGCCCTCGGCATGATCGTGCAGGGCGCGTCCGCGTGGGTGCTGCTGCGCCGCAACGTCCACCTCGCGCCGGGCGAGTCCGTCGTCGTGCACGCCGCCGCGGGCGGCGTCGGCACCCTCGCCGTCCAGCTCGCCAAGGCGTGGGGCGCGGGCCGCGTCATCGCCACCGCCTCGTCGGAGGAGAAGCGGGCGCTCGCCCTCGAGCTCGGCGCCGACGTCGCCGTCGACGCGAACGAGCCGAACATGAAGGACGCGCTGATCGAGGCCAACGGCGGCCGCCGCGTCGACACCGTCCTGGAGATGACCGGCGGGACCGTCACCGACGAGAGCATGAAGGCCCTCGCCCCCTTCGGCCGCCTCGCGTTCTACGGCATGGCGTCCCGCAAGGAGCCGAGCCCCGTCCGGCCCGCCGCGCTCATGTCGCACTCCACGACGATCTCCGGCATGTGGCTCGCGCACGTGTTCCAGCTGCCCGGCGACGTCATGCGCACCGCCCTCACCGAGCTGTTCGACCTCGCCGCCGGCGGCCGGCTGCGGGTCGTCGGCGGCGGCGAGTACGGCCTCGGCGAGGTCCGCCGCGCCCACGAGGACCTGCGCGCCCGCCGCACCAGCGGCAAGCTCGTCCTCGACCCGTCCCGCTAG
- a CDS encoding LuxR C-terminal-related transcriptional regulator, with the protein MIRDGLAALLSSDPGIEVVGQAGDGREAVEMARELDPDVIVMDIRMPEMDGLAATAELVGTPLGDANGDADAAGARPKVLVLTTFDLDEYVYEALGSGASGFLLKDASAADLVNGVRVVAAGDALLAPSITRRLIGDFARRRRHQRPSPQATAGLTPRERDVLRLIARGLSNAEIAAELVLAEQTVKTHVGHVLTKLALRDRTQAVVYAYENGLVGG; encoded by the coding sequence ATGATCCGCGACGGGCTCGCGGCGCTGCTGTCCTCCGACCCGGGCATCGAGGTGGTGGGGCAGGCGGGCGACGGCCGGGAGGCCGTGGAGATGGCCCGCGAGCTGGACCCCGACGTGATCGTGATGGACATCCGGATGCCGGAGATGGACGGCCTGGCCGCCACCGCGGAGCTGGTCGGCACCCCGCTGGGCGACGCGAACGGGGACGCCGACGCCGCGGGCGCGCGGCCGAAGGTGCTGGTCCTCACCACGTTCGATCTGGACGAGTACGTGTACGAGGCGCTGGGTTCGGGCGCGAGCGGCTTCCTGCTGAAGGACGCGTCCGCGGCCGACCTGGTGAACGGGGTGCGGGTCGTGGCGGCGGGCGACGCGCTGCTGGCGCCGTCCATCACCCGGCGGCTGATCGGCGACTTCGCGCGGCGCCGCCGGCACCAGCGGCCGAGCCCGCAGGCGACGGCCGGGCTGACGCCCCGGGAACGGGACGTGCTGCGGCTCATCGCCCGCGGGCTGTCGAACGCGGAGATCGCCGCCGAGCTGGTGCTGGCCGAGCAGACCGTCAAGACGCACGTGGGGCACGTCCTGACGAAGCTGGCGCTGCGCGACCGCACGCAGGCCGTCGTCTACGCGTACGAGAACGGGCTCGTCGGCGGGTGA
- a CDS encoding sensor histidine kinase, with the protein MNETDHFEAGRPRLTAGVRSAVLPGGDEPGVTLLPSHPGLRYPLMAFLLALTIGFTAGSIAISVVADDMDPGVAWPLGVLQAAPMIFAARWPLRAWRTAAAGMLLIVLVRHGEGFMPWPVTAILAMVVILFFVGVGCDRETTVGVGAVTIAGVIAPAVLFGTPGWFGTILAGIAALALTFGDAVGGRHSAMAELRRREEQHREDLARQAVLEERARIARELHDVVAHHMSVIAMQAEAAPYKIPELPDAARQTFGVVRDAAREALTETRRVVGLLRSADEGAERTPQPGLDLLDDLVSAARRAGLSVATVVAGLPRPLNAGVDLSAYRIVQESLSNAARYAPGSRVHIEVKYGPESLRVAVTDDGARSTPAESHGGGHGLVGMRERAMMLGGDLRAGPVDREEDAEGRRGWAVVAELPYGDAD; encoded by the coding sequence ATGAACGAGACCGACCACTTCGAGGCGGGGCGGCCGCGGCTGACGGCGGGCGTGCGCTCCGCCGTCCTGCCGGGCGGGGACGAGCCGGGCGTCACGCTCCTGCCCTCGCACCCGGGGCTGCGCTACCCCCTGATGGCGTTCCTGCTCGCGCTGACGATCGGATTCACCGCGGGGTCGATCGCGATCTCCGTCGTCGCGGACGACATGGACCCCGGCGTCGCGTGGCCGCTCGGCGTCCTGCAGGCGGCGCCCATGATCTTCGCGGCGCGGTGGCCGCTGCGGGCCTGGCGGACGGCCGCGGCCGGGATGCTGCTGATCGTGCTGGTCCGGCACGGCGAGGGGTTCATGCCGTGGCCGGTCACGGCGATCCTGGCGATGGTGGTCATCCTGTTCTTCGTCGGGGTCGGCTGCGACCGGGAGACGACGGTCGGCGTCGGCGCGGTCACGATCGCGGGGGTGATCGCGCCGGCGGTGCTGTTCGGGACGCCCGGCTGGTTCGGCACGATCCTCGCCGGGATCGCGGCGCTCGCGCTGACGTTCGGCGACGCGGTCGGCGGGCGGCACTCGGCGATGGCCGAGCTGCGCCGCCGCGAGGAGCAGCACCGCGAGGACCTCGCCCGGCAGGCGGTGCTGGAGGAGCGGGCCCGGATCGCGCGGGAGCTGCACGACGTCGTGGCGCACCACATGTCGGTGATCGCGATGCAGGCCGAGGCCGCCCCCTACAAGATCCCGGAGCTGCCGGACGCGGCGCGGCAGACGTTCGGCGTGGTGCGGGACGCGGCGCGCGAGGCGCTGACCGAGACGCGGCGGGTGGTGGGGCTGCTGCGCTCCGCCGACGAGGGCGCCGAGCGGACGCCGCAGCCCGGCCTGGACCTGCTCGACGACCTGGTCTCGGCGGCCCGCCGGGCGGGGCTGTCGGTCGCCACCGTGGTCGCCGGGCTGCCGCGGCCGCTGAACGCGGGCGTGGACCTGTCGGCGTACCGGATCGTGCAGGAGTCGCTCAGCAACGCGGCCCGGTACGCGCCGGGCTCGCGGGTGCACATCGAGGTGAAGTACGGGCCGGAGTCGCTGCGGGTGGCGGTCACCGACGACGGCGCGCGCAGCACGCCGGCGGAGTCGCACGGCGGCGGCCACGGGCTGGTCGGGATGCGCGAGCGCGCGATGATGCTGGGCGGTGACCTGCGGGCCGGTCCCGTCGACCGGGAGGAGGACGCGGAGGGCCGCCGGGGATGGGCGGTCGTCGCGGAACTTCCCTACGGGGACGCCGATTGA